The proteins below come from a single Stutzerimonas stutzeri RCH2 genomic window:
- a CDS encoding DUF305 domain-containing protein, which yields MQPYAKFGAMIATSTLVMFGLMYLNVFQIDHILFSETRAYMALVMGASMAIVMLVFMLKMYPRRGVNIAIFAGSALMFVVSLWLVRSQATVDQVSWMKAMIPHHSIAILTSERADIQDPRVRELADSIIEAQRREIDEMKALINELEASR from the coding sequence ATGCAGCCCTACGCCAAATTCGGCGCAATGATTGCCACCTCGACGCTGGTCATGTTCGGTCTGATGTACCTGAACGTGTTCCAGATCGACCACATCCTGTTCAGCGAAACCCGCGCCTACATGGCGCTGGTGATGGGCGCGAGCATGGCCATCGTCATGCTCGTATTCATGCTGAAGATGTATCCGCGACGTGGCGTGAACATCGCCATTTTCGCCGGCAGCGCGCTGATGTTCGTAGTGTCGTTGTGGCTGGTGCGCAGCCAGGCGACGGTCGACCAGGTGTCGTGGATGAAGGCGATGATTCCTCACCACTCCATCGCCATCCTCACCAGCGAGCGGGCCGATATCCAAGACCCAAGGGTACGCGAGCTAGCGGACAGCATCATTGAGGCGCAACGCAGGGAAATCGACGAGATGAAAGCGCTGATCAACGAGTTGGAAGCCAGCCGATAA
- a CDS encoding zinc-dependent alcohol dehydrogenase family protein, which produces MSHKAIFVQPGGGYDRVVVGTSEAARPEAGEITVRLRANSLNYHDFAVVSGMWGPSEPRIPMADGAGEVVAVGAGVTEFAVGDAVVSTFFPDWLAGEPLIEGFATVPGDGVDGYAREMVTARATSFTHAPKGYSHAEASTLTTAGLTAWRALMADGKLKPGDSVLIQGTGGVSIFALQFAKMAGATVIATSSSDAKLERLREMGADHLINYRSTPAWGETVRQLTDGRGVDHVIEVGGPATLEQSMVAARIGGHISVIGILTGVAGELPLVPALVRQLRLQGVLVGSRAQQQEMIRAIDANGIRPVIDKHFAVDDIVEAFRYQETNQHFGKICLDI; this is translated from the coding sequence ATGAGCCACAAAGCCATATTCGTGCAGCCCGGCGGCGGCTACGACCGGGTCGTCGTCGGCACCAGCGAGGCCGCCAGGCCAGAGGCCGGCGAGATCACCGTGCGCCTGCGCGCCAACTCGCTCAACTACCACGACTTCGCGGTAGTGAGCGGCATGTGGGGCCCGAGCGAACCACGCATTCCCATGGCCGATGGTGCCGGTGAAGTGGTGGCGGTGGGTGCAGGCGTGACTGAATTCGCCGTTGGCGATGCGGTGGTCAGCACCTTCTTCCCCGACTGGCTGGCCGGTGAGCCGCTGATCGAAGGTTTCGCCACGGTCCCAGGCGATGGCGTCGATGGTTACGCACGGGAAATGGTCACCGCCCGCGCCACCTCGTTCACCCATGCGCCCAAGGGCTACAGCCATGCCGAGGCGTCGACCCTGACCACCGCCGGCCTCACTGCCTGGCGTGCGCTGATGGCCGACGGCAAGCTCAAACCCGGCGACAGCGTGCTGATCCAGGGCACCGGCGGTGTTTCCATCTTTGCCCTGCAGTTCGCCAAGATGGCCGGCGCCACGGTCATCGCCACCTCGTCCAGCGACGCCAAGCTCGAGCGCCTGCGCGAAATGGGCGCCGATCACCTGATCAACTACCGCAGCACGCCAGCCTGGGGCGAGACGGTGCGCCAGCTCACCGATGGCCGCGGCGTCGATCACGTGATCGAAGTCGGTGGGCCGGCAACGCTGGAGCAGTCGATGGTGGCGGCACGTATCGGCGGGCATATCTCGGTGATCGGCATCCTCACTGGCGTGGCGGGCGAACTGCCGCTGGTGCCGGCATTGGTGCGCCAGTTGCGTCTGCAGGGTGTGCTGGTCGGCAGTCGCGCGCAGCAGCAGGAGATGATCCGCGCCATCGACGCGAACGGCATCCGCCCGGTGATCGACAAGCACTTCGCCGTGGACGATATCGTCGAGGCGTTCCGCTATCAGGAAACCAACCAGCACTTCGGCAAGATCTGTCTGGATATCTGA
- a CDS encoding class I SAM-dependent methyltransferase, translating to MTPEHLSTLQNHLLDALANVPDETRRLFHGRGRCYPGLEQLTVDWLQGVVLVALFRDPGEAERAALRQMLMALTESPAWQQSQAQRLLLQHRYLPDAPTEALLGDVPAEWQISENGLHYKLDLGRKQNNGLFLDMRYGRRWVQKHAQGKRVLNLFAYTCGFSVAAIAGGAEHVVNLDMASAALTRGRENHRLNGHDLGRVSFLGHELFKSWGKVRKLGPYDLIIIDPPSFQKGSFALTRDYQKILRKLPELLNAGGQVLACVNDPDIGANFLIQGMAAEAPQLRFEQRLDNPPEFPDISPESGLKALLFVMG from the coding sequence ATGACACCCGAACACCTCTCCACCCTGCAAAATCACCTGCTCGACGCGCTGGCCAACGTGCCCGACGAGACGCGGCGGTTGTTTCACGGTCGTGGCCGCTGCTATCCGGGGCTCGAACAACTGACCGTCGACTGGCTGCAGGGCGTGGTGCTGGTGGCGCTGTTCCGTGATCCGGGCGAGGCGGAACGGGCGGCGCTCCGGCAGATGCTCATGGCGCTGACCGAATCCCCGGCCTGGCAGCAGAGCCAGGCACAGCGTTTGCTGCTGCAGCATCGCTATCTGCCGGATGCACCGACCGAGGCGTTGCTGGGAGATGTGCCCGCCGAGTGGCAGATCAGCGAGAACGGCCTGCACTACAAGCTCGATCTCGGGCGCAAGCAGAACAACGGCCTGTTTCTCGACATGCGCTACGGCCGACGCTGGGTGCAGAAACATGCGCAGGGCAAGCGGGTGCTCAACCTGTTCGCCTACACCTGCGGCTTCTCCGTCGCGGCGATCGCTGGTGGCGCCGAGCATGTGGTGAATCTGGATATGGCCAGCGCGGCGCTGACCCGTGGGCGGGAGAACCATCGCTTGAATGGTCACGATCTCGGCAGGGTGAGCTTTCTCGGCCACGAACTGTTCAAGTCATGGGGCAAGGTGCGCAAGCTCGGGCCTTATGACCTGATCATCATCGACCCGCCGTCCTTCCAGAAGGGTAGCTTCGCCCTGACCCGCGATTACCAGAAGATCCTGCGCAAGCTGCCGGAACTGCTGAATGCCGGCGGGCAGGTGCTGGCCTGCGTGAATGACCCGGATATCGGCGCCAACTTCCTGATTCAGGGCATGGCCGCCGAGGCGCCGCAGCTGCGTTTCGAGCAGCGCCTGGACAACCCGCCGGAGTTTCCCGACATCAGCCCCGAGAGCGGGCTCAAGGCATTGCTGTTCGTGATGGGTTGA